One Zeugodacus cucurbitae isolate PBARC_wt_2022May chromosome 3, idZeuCucr1.2, whole genome shotgun sequence genomic region harbors:
- the LOC105215312 gene encoding splicing factor U2af 38 kDa subunit: protein MAEYLASIFGTEKDKVNCSFYFKIGACRHGDRCSRIHNKPTFSQTVLLQNLYVNPQNSAKSADGSHLVANVSDEEMQEHYDNFFEDVFVECEDKYGEIEEMNVCDNLGDHLVGNVYIKFRHEQDAEKAANDLNNRWFGGRPVYSELSPVTDFREACCRQYEMGECTRSGFCNFMHLKPISRELRRYLYSRRRRSRSRSRSPRRRRSRSRDRRRSRSREGRGGGSGDGRKGRY from the exons ATGGCTGAATATTTGGCGTCTATTTTCGGCACCGAAAAGGATAA AGTAAATTGCTCATTTTACTTCAAAATTGGAGCGTGCCGCCATGGCGACCGTTGTTCACGTATTCACAATAAACCAACGTTTTCGCAAACCGTGCTACTCCAGAATCTCTACGTAAACCCGCAGAATTCAGCCAAGTCAGCAGATGGATCACATTTAGTGGCGAATGTTTCTGATGAAGAAATGCAGGAACATTAcgataatttttttgaggatgTTTTTGTTGAGTGTGAGGACAAGTATGGCGAAATTGAAGAGATGAATGTTTGCGATAATTTAGGAGATCACCTAGTAGGTAACGTCTACATTAAATTCCGCCATGAACAAGATGCAGAAAAGGCGGCAAATGATTTAAATAATCGTTGGTTTGGAGGCAGACCAGTATATTCCGAGTTATCACCTGTTACCGACTTCCGCGAAGCTTGTTGCCGTCAGTACGAAATGGGTGAATGTACACGATCTGGATTTTGCAATTTCATGCATTTAAAACCGATTTCAAGAGAACTTCgaag gTATCTCTACTCTCGTCGACGACGATCGCGTTCCCGATCACGTTCTCCACGTCGTCGTCGTTCCCGTTCACGCGATCGACGCCGTTCTCGTAGTCGCGAAGGCCGTGGTGGCGGTAGTGGTGACGGTCGGAAAGGACGGTATTAA
- the LOC105215311 gene encoding protein PET117 homolog, mitochondrial, which produces MSAGAKIALALSVGFSASVIGYVHYKQSSDRARLHEGVVRDIERQQRRKTENTYLLQKQIDLTKQLKDMESTDQRSEINQNPNIQ; this is translated from the exons atgtcTGCCGGTGCTAAAATAGCTTTAGCGCTTTCCGTTGGTTTTTCAGCCAGCGTTATTGGTTATGTACACTACAAACAGAGCAGCGACCG TGCACGCCTTCATGAAGGTGTCGTTCGCGATATTGAACGTCAACAACGTCGCAAAACTGAAAATACATATCTTCTCCAAAAACAAATCGATTTAACAAAGCAACTTAAGGATATGGAAAGCACAGATCAACGGTCGGAAATTAATCAGAATCCTAATATACAGTAA